GCTCGTTTGAGTAAATTACTTAGAATAGACTTGCAAAAATgtgtacacatcctctacagagaacacacctctgcacattttaattcagaattactgttaatttgtgCAACAGTTACggcatatattttatgttttatttttgttaaatttaTGGTTATTATGTTAACTTTAGCAAAcagatagaaattgtacacTAAAGGTAGCTGAGAAAAAAAGCTATATAATATACGTTTTTCCCTGTGGaagatgtattaacttattttcagaatcagatttttagaaaatcaagaaaacgcCATTTGACTGGTGGTGTTCAAAATTTTGCATAAAACACATATGACTCCATACGTCAGGTCATTTTTTATCAATGCACCAAGTTACTAAAGAACATTATGCTGTTTGCAAAATTGTTGAAAAACTACCTTGTTTGGCAAGAGGATGGTTTATTATGTGTtattaacaataaatgaaataatttatGAAGGCTGCAACAAATATTTGgtcaaattaattaataaaataattagaatATATGAAAATGGGAATGCTGATACTTTTACCCATTTTATGAAACCACAGGCTTCCACCATGCACTGGTTTTAATTAGTCTGATGGAAAACCATTTCTTGTTTCTCAAGGTAAACACTAAGTCAGCAGTAGTATACAGACTATTAACTACAACAAGAGAATCAggtaaaacatttatatttgatAGAATGCTTGATTTAAAGAGAATTGCAGCCCCATTATTCATATTGGTGTAttttgtctgcattttattaaaaacatgtcATGTCATGCTTAACTACACCCTTGGTAAAATCACTATTTTGGCATATAACTTTAATCTATGACATCAGAGATCTCTTTGAATTATAAAATTAGATTCTagtgaaaatacaaataacagctTACTCTCTATGTAGAAAGGCACCTCACCCAATTATTGAATTCAGTTACTTACTGGTGCACCAGTCACTGACACAGGCATTCAACTGCGCACAAAAAGCTTGCCAGTAGATTCTAAAAAATCCACAGATAAGCCTAAGCCAAGCATCCAAGCATCGGCTAGAGGAGCATAAAGCGCACCCCAGCGTTTGACCacagagcagtggaactgtgttccgGGGATTTGATGGCGCTCCAGCTAGTACCTTTGGGattaaatgtggcatttgtgatccggAGTAatcatccaatatcagtaccTGATCTCACTCAGCTTTTgttgctgaatgcaatcaaatcaatgttccaacatctagtgtgaaGCCTTCTAAGatgagtagaggctgttactgtttCAAAGTAAGGGCCAACTCCGTATTTGCATCCTTGTTGTGTTTATTAGGTGCCCTCCAGGCGACCCGCGCTCTAATGATAGTGGGCATCATTGTGTCCATCGCTGGGCTGGGTGTGGCTTGTATGGGTATGAAGTGTACCACCTGCGGAGCCGACGATAAAGTGCGGAAGGCCCGCACTGCCATGACGGGAGGCATCATACTGTTGGTGGGAGGTGAGTGTGTGAtagaatgtgagagagatacaggAGAAAGTCTTTGAACTTCTCATGCATCAGCAGTTGTGTTTAATATAACTTTCTTCAAAGCTGAAGGGTCAATTAACATCAAAGCACATGAAGAGTTGGAAAAATGGAGGTTACTGTACAGGGTAATAGGCTTTGTACAAAGTCATGAAAGTGTGTGTAGGCAGGAGTTTGATTCCTCTGCCAGAGGCTGCCCTCCCACCCGGTACTAAACTATGAAGAGTTCATGGGAAGGTCAATAATAGAAACGCCATTATAAACATCATTAGGCTGCTACTGAGGAAATGCTTTGAGGAAATGAGCTATGAAGTATGTGGCAGGTGTTCATACTTGCATGCAGTTTGTATCATAGACCATTCTTTTCTGATTGAACTGTTTTCTGGACTGACAGCCCTCAGTGCGATTGTTGCATGCTCTTGGTTCGCCCACAATGTGATCCGTGCTTTCTACAACCCCTTCACTCCAGTCAACACCAAGTAAGTCAATTCACAGACTTTGAGAGGAaccttgattttttttagaGTCTTTAGAGGAATTTTTACATagtagtaaataaaaaacaaacagaagtttacgaagtcacatgcaaaagtttgaacaaatttaaatataacatttttctgcacagtttattttcatttgctgtgtttaacatattgggaaaaaataaacattaaacattagtGTGCCTTTACTTTTGCAcaccatattttatgttttaattttttcagtatgtaCTTATTTCCACATATATCAAATGTTAGTTGACCAGGGGTACCCAAACATTTGCAGACaactatttttaaacaattatgtACTAAATTTgttcaaaattttaaataaatttaaattgtAAATTGATTAAGTAATTAATAAACATAAGTAAAATAATGCATAACTAATGGAacactatatactatatatactatatactatatgtttaatattattGATTTTCTTTCCCAAAATGTTAATTGCAtcatataaatacaaattgtgcagaaaaaatTAATTCAATCATCActaaatttcatatttcatggtATAATTCAGAATTGTTTTGAAAATACTGAATATACTGAATATACTAATATGCCGGGAGGAACTGTTTATACAATAGTGGAACTTAGATCGCAAATTAAAATCAATAATACTTTTTCTCTTCAGCCAAGACTCTTATTTTGGTTATTACTATTTAAACAATATTTGCATacattattgaatattattataattgatgCTgtcattccaaaaatgttgaatCTGCACCTTTACCATGATACTACAATGAGCTTTTTCTTGACAGATCGAATAGATATAGATTGTAGTTTGTTAGATAGACCAGAAtctgtcttctctttcctctgttAGGTTTGAGTTTGGCGCAGCCATTTTCATTGCATGGGGCGGATCTTTTCTGGATGTTCTTGGTGGAGCAATGTTGGCTGCCTCCTGCCCTCGGAGCAAGCAGGTGTCCAAGTACCCCAAAAATTCCGCTCGAGCTCCCAGCAGCACCAAGGAGTATGTGTGACTGCCCTCAGCTGGACAGACATAGGAACTGCGTGTGGTGAAGGATCCCCTGTAAAGGAAAACTGGATTGGGCCTGATGGATTGAATTGAAGTAGTTTGATGGACAACATGTTTAATCCATAGAGAGGGAACTGTGGAAAGTGTTTGATGTCAGAAGTTTTATGATTATACAGTTTACATTTTGTAATGGCCCAAGATAAAGTATTATTAGATGTTTGAGTGTTATtgggaacagaaaaaaagctcCCTTTCACAGAGAGCTGCTGTACCCTACTAGCTACCATTTGAGCAAGTCAGACTTGAGTTGAAAGATTAGTGAGGGCTGTATAGGCATAGATGATGTGATGAATTACTGTCAACTCCACTAGAGGGCATTATAGGCACTGGAGTTACCTAAAAGGGAAGGTTTCAGAAAAAACAGCATTGTGCAGTATGATAAACAGCCTAAAAGAAGTAGCCACATGTGTGAAGCTCtccatttctattttttcaaataaacttTGATGCATGTTCAGCCAAAACCCTAGACTGTCCAACAGATGAAGAAACAGGGAACATACCTACTGGGCAGTCATGACTTGCTTAACAGTAGTGTGGAATTTCCTCTCAGCTCTGCTCCACTCACAAATACATAAACAGCCTTAACATCACGCATATGGTAAGACTAATATAATTACCAGGTGTAATTATATTCACTGAGGCTGGTTATTTTGGTAACATCCCACCGACTTGCAGGCTTTTACATTAGATATAATTACATGTGGATATATATAATCAAGTGTTGTCCTGTTTATCCTATTTAGTAAAAGCCCTGTTTTTTTAGTGAAGCATACACAATGGATGGTTATATTGCtccatgttgttttttttaaatatttttttctgtttgtttattcactGCTACATGCGTACCATATCATAAAATGTCCCAGTGCACAATAAAAATCCTTATTTCTTCATAAAAATGTTGTCTCTGTCTAAAAATTCATTTATATCTGTATTATGTCTGtcttttgcatgttttagtCATGTTCAAGCAGTCCATTTTagagcatttacattttacttctATTTTAACCCAAAAACTGACCGTCAAGACAGCTTCCACTAACTCCTACATCACTGTCTGAACACAACCACATCTCCAAAGTAGCAACcttacagaaggaaaaaccaTTAACTTTAATGAAAGTTCATGTAAAAAGAtcttattccaagtcatttttgaccatttgtattggtccattcattgtgaaattttcacagaatgtaaaggacagctggtgttttcaggttagctcaaaaaataaaaaagacaaaaatggagacattaggttttgttctgacagtgacattTGACTGCTCATCAGTGTCAGTGTATTTTGGAAATCATTAACGTTCATCTGTCCCATTTGCTTCCACTATGTTTACTTTAAGGCTTAAATATTATCACAGACTTTAGTGCCATTACGGCTGTTAGGGAAGGTGCATTTTCAGTTAGCGCTGGTTGAAAGTATGAAATCTTCTTTAATGTATGAATCTGACAGCAAACTCAGAGTAAAGGTTTTGTAATAAGCAAAAGTAATCTCACAAATAATGTCACCTTCAAAAAGGAATGCTTTCTCACCAGTTGTTCACACTGGGAAAATACCAGAAGTTGCAATCTTGGTTGATGTTTAATGACTAAGAGTACTAAAACATCACATGGCAAGAAAAGTATGCCACTGTTTCCTAATCATGGAGTAAGTATGACGGTGCTTTGCAGTTGAAGCATAGTAAAAGGAAGATTCTGCACTTATAATACTTCACTGGACCAATTCATATGATGACAGTCATGCatactttattttcaaaaatgcattttacaaatacaaaacaaaaatcccATAGCAATTTCCATGCAAGTCGATTACAACTCTGCACTGAATGTTGAGAGCAGTGCAGACAAATTACTCCGATTAAATACTAACCATTTTAGATAATATTCAGGTTGCGAGGAAGTACTAATTTCATTTGGATCAAAGATGAAGAATCCCTATAAATGATGACTATTTGAAAACAGTCCCTGCTAATATACTTTAACTGCCAATGTTCAGAGTGCATAAAAGACAAGCCAAAGACCTCAGTTTCCAAGGTAACCACAGGTCTTAAGCTAATGCCGCGTTACACGTTAACAGACCTGCACAGAATATATCTTCTGTGAGAGAGGAGCAACCCTACCAAACAAGGTCCGTTTGGTCTTTGCCCCCTCCGTAAAGtgcatattttataaatatagcCCTGTAGCTTTGGAGATCATTTTCAATCTCAGTATCAAAATGCAGTGTTAAACAAGAGAGGTAACCACAGAAACATAGGATTTAAATTACAACCAATGCACAAGCAATGATAACAGAGTGGCAACTGTCAACAGTCCCCAGATTTAAAGTTGCAGCGATGTGAAATGTGAGATTTAAGAGAGAGAAGGTGTGTGGGTCTATCCGCACTGATACTGTGTGAGTGAAGAGTATGGATGGTTCATGACCCATTACATTTTATAGATGATTCAGAACTTGTTTGATTAATGGTGTTGGCCTCTTCACAGCTTTGGCACAATCTGTCATGCTTTAGGCactgatggacacagggaagCTCCTGTTGTTGTTCATGATGTCATCCAAGTCTTCATCATCAATGACCACTGTGTAATGACAGGGACAGGAAAGGTGTTATCCTCAGCTCACTGCAGGTCAGAGTACATGATTCAAAGCAAACAAATTTTGGTTCTTCCATTTAATCCAAATCAAATAAGATCGTGTGTTCAGTGCATCCtaataacattttgttttaatgattACGTTACCAGGGATGAACAATGACATCAGAATCATATCGTTATAGCAGATAAATGCCTAACAAAATGATCGGCATCTGAGATATTTACATTTGATCAATTTATCTGAGAAACTTATTGTactggaagagcagaatgtaTTGTTAGCGCTGGGCTACTATATTAAAATTTCTGaaattttattcagtttactGCATTCGCAAGCCTACAGAAATAAAAGCTATTTGTCTCCATAATGCTAATTCAGGTAGATGTATTCCTGAgctctactttttttttttataactgtTTGGTATCACTGGCAAATATGTATATGAAAAATGGTCAGtgccatatcagtgcatccctacaaCACATAGAGCAAGAGatcaagaacagaaaacattacaATCTTTGAAATTCAGCCGTGATATGCCCTAGTTATTCAGTATTGCCTTCACATCAAATCTATCCAAACGCACACGTGTACATacgttgtcagaacaaaacctcgtatctgaatttttattgtcttttcattttctgacatatttttgaaaatgcctgttgtctttcacattgtgtgtaaatatcataATGAATGatgaacaaacagaaaaaaagtctggttccactgacttacattaaaagtacagtatgtttttccttcttatgTAAAGATACTATTTTGGAGTTACAACAAGATCTTGATccaattacattatatatatatatacacacacacacacacacatatatacatacacacacacacacacacacacacaacaaacgtgtgtgtgtgtgtgtgtgtgtgtgtgtgtgtgcacatgtactTCCTTTAATCTTACATGAGATCCTTCAAgaacagtgtgacagtgtgaccAACATCTAACAAAAACGTGTTCAGCAGAACTGAGGAAAAGCCAGTGAGAAGTTATCTAGCCCCCTTGTTCTCATTATTAGTTTATAGTCCACTCCTACCTCTCTTGGAGCGGCCGATCTGGCCGAGTTTGGGGGCTCTCTGTACTGTCCGCGGTGGAGGCCGCATCTCTGAGCCGTTCCTCCTCTGCGCCTCCACGCCGCCGTACGGGACCAGTGGACTTGGCCTCAGGTCACACTCTGCCGGGGGCAGGAGGTCGGGCATTCCCGCCGTGCCGTACATGTCAGCTACCAGAGTCTCCCGCTGCACTTCGAAGGACGTCTTCATATATTGCTCTGCCCTTTCTCCTTTGAGCTGTTAGCCCGAGTAGCTACAGCGCTGCGTTCGCCCACACAAACTGGCACAGGCTGGATCTGAGGCCTTCGGTCAGAGCACCTATGGAGAGCACGCGCAGGTTAAAGTTACCCGAAGATTTAGCGTCAACCGACACATTCGGCTACCTCGCGCCACGGATAGGTCAATGTACAGCTAGCCTGCCTTGTTAGCCACACTAAGTGTGCTGACTTTGATTAAGATCACACGAAATATAAACTCTACGCACCACTAAAGAGGCTGTGTGTTTAACCCACAGCTCGTCGAGTCGCCTTTCTTCCTTTACATCGAGCTGTCAACACAAACGGCTCCCACAGGTAACGAGGGTTTCCGTACCTACAAACGGCCCGAATCCACTAACACGACTCTCTTCGACGACCCCGTGGAATATAAAGGCACGAAAGGTGAGCTTACCTCCGTTTTTGTTTGTCCCGGAGGCGACAACGAAGTTAACGAGCAGCCTGAGATGACGACGTTGTCAGTGTTTCTCTGCCGTGAGGAACGTAGCGAGCGAAAGAGCTGAGCGTTAGGTTTTAAATCCCACCCGTTTTAGAGGTAGCCCCGCCCTCCCAGGCTACTTTCCCACACGATTGGCGGACTACTTTTGAGCCTGAACTACTACCCAATCCTAGCGCCGGTGGCGGGATCGTGTTAGCCAATCCCAAGTGGAGAAGGCAGGATGACACCGAAAACGGGTGGTAAACAAAATGACGTGACAGCACGCTGTGTCGTAAGCGTTGTTTGGGGATTTCCTCGGTTCGTGTGCGTCACTGTGATGAGGGGGAGCTCTTGTGTAGGCTGTAAATGGGTGAATATTAGTAGTTGTAGGCGGACAGAGTCTGATATTAGCCGTACACCCACAAGAAGGTTACAGAACAGTAAGTTACACAGGTCACAGCCCACACGTATGTAGGCAGCTTTCTGCGTGCTTTAGTCGCACACAGTGGATGTATTTGTATGGCCTAATCATAAGAAAAAGAAGCTGAGCGTTTTACCTGGTCTAAGCTCTTCGGCCCATGTTGTTTAAACCTAGCAAAGCAAGAAAGCTGACCGAAGATCAGGCTTTCACGCTTTTCATGTAGTCTGATAGTAATTCAGCTtatgatcctagatcagcagcACTTTGGACTTTGGATCTAAATCAGTGGTGACTGATGGTCAAGTCTGAGTATTAAGTGGTAAGACAGGCAGGGACATATTACTGATCAGGCCTGTGGGGATGGTGCACAAGGGCCTCAGACTGCCAGGGGCCTCAGAGGGGGCTCAAATACCTGGGGCAATCCTATGCAAATAGGTGTTCTCAGGCCCCTcaggttttatgttttatgtcattttcttTGTTGCTGCCTTTCAAAAGGGATATTTCACCCTTTTCCTGTGTATAAATACTTCTGTTACTACTCAATTTGGcttaaaggaaaaagagaagaaatctTGATTAGAGTCTGTCTTTAATGTGcatattacatacaaaaacaaaatgtgaactATTGCTAAATCTcgcttttttgtgtatttgttgattgatttattaatttatttaattattaattaatttgtttaGTACAATGGTTAGAGTTTTGGGCACCATGATCCATCCCATCCATGACAGGGACAAAATATAAGAGGAGTGTGGGACATTTAGGCTAGTCAAATATACGTAAAGACAGAGAAATACTGTGTTATAATTCTGAAATAAAGTCGTCCTCATCTTTAAATTTAACTCTGGAGAACACCAAACTGTTTATTAGTTTGTGCTTATTGTATGGTTTTCTTTGAAACTCGAGAGGATTAAACTTCACATCTGTTAGCAGAGCATGTCACAGGTCTCACGAGGAAAAGAATCCTTCGGCAGCTTTTTGCTTTGCCTTGCAAATGTTGGATGCTCCCACACAGCTGTTTTGCATTATATTGTGGAAACATTCTACACAAGCAAGATTTAAGCTTTTCTGTGAGCCATGTGAAGTCTAATCCTCTCGAGTTTCAAAGAAAACCATACAATGAGCACAAACTAATAAACAGTTCGGTGTTCTCCAGAGTTATTATGAAGATAAAGTAAAAATggctgtgaaaacaaatatagaAATGTAGTTAATTGGTTTAATATTATGCAGGCAATATGAGGGAAATTTAACCTTTCAGTGATGTAAAATTACTCAGTAAAAaagatacacatacatatatatatatatatttgctgttggaacaaatccTCGTATCcccaaaactttacaggagaagaaaaaaacgactttacttttaatgtaagtaattaaAGTAATTTTGGGACGTTTTGTTTGGCCCAATCTTCATGAAattatacatgcacacacacacacacacacacacacacacacacacacacacatatatgtatgtatgtgtgtatatacactcaccggtcactttattaggtacagttagacccccagttggacccccttttgccttcagaactgccttaattcttcatggcatactttcaacaaggtgttggaaacattcctcagagattttggttggttatttgagttactgttgcttttctatcatctcacaccagtctgcccattctcctctgacctctctcatcaataaggcatttttgtccacacaactgccgctcactggatatttcctctttttcagaccgttctctgtaaaccctagagatggttgtgcgtgaaaatcccagtagatcagcagtttctgaaatactcaaaccagcccgatcaccaacaaccacgccacgttcaaagtcccttaaatcacctttcttcccca
This window of the Pygocentrus nattereri isolate fPygNat1 chromosome 2, fPygNat1.pri, whole genome shotgun sequence genome carries:
- the si:dkey-112a7.4 gene encoding uncharacterized protein si:dkey-112a7.4, yielding MKTSFEVQRETLVADMYGTAGMPDLLPPAECDLRPSPLVPYGGVEAQRRNGSEMRPPPRTVQRAPKLGQIGRSKRVVIDDEDLDDIMNNNRSFPVSISA
- the cldn7a gene encoding claudin-7-A, coding for MASSGVQLLGFSLSLVGILGLIVGTVLPQWKMSAYVGDSIITAVATYQGLWMSCAFQSTGQLQCKIYDSILQLDSALQATRALMIVGIIVSIAGLGVACMGMKCTTCGADDKVRKARTAMTGGIILLVGALSAIVACSWFAHNVIRAFYNPFTPVNTKFEFGAAIFIAWGGSFLDVLGGAMLAASCPRSKQVSKYPKNSARAPSSTKEYV